From the genome of Biomphalaria glabrata chromosome 17, xgBioGlab47.1, whole genome shotgun sequence, one region includes:
- the LOC106073162 gene encoding F-box only protein 5-like isoform X1: MVTMMEFDETQKLESWQDEKKMEKVESSTLPDTFIFSTPLLQRSRAKNNLGLTNSSIDSGFGSSSISAANTFFSPDDETKNAGLLKSDFSPVRELSGLQGRRLTFESSEIQDYFPSTDLTLSYSKLELLEGNIEDEKVEENFMESTSTHESTKEAFPKSMQCSSHSSSSLSSSETDLEFSLQEMSLDELSSPGSSGSRSSPSCMKQSASLDSLDIVPHSLDQSQQDHERDGDSPTHLGDSPRSRHSFQKYCHKRDVTLTSDLTSLHKKSWSKSLKKVIKHFLPPEPSRLIGRNTGVRKFDIIHHLSVNFPSIVQRIFQLLSPSDLMSVCKVSLNWEKSLNNDSKAFQRYNQYLLESTKQSYLKEKDKENSSVEKPLEENLQETLTGTRGLLTTLQSQAITLTESKTTGLSSCQTNYFLTCEDTLRRCPRCQNSALIKPAEDRATCLNEKCGYDFCTRCFSAFHHPKRCKPLCRLVSTAGVAGTRKSKKNLKRL; encoded by the exons ATGGTcactatg aTGGAGTTTGATGAGACACAAAAACTTGAAAGTTGGCAAGATGAAAAAAAGATGGAGAAAGTGGAGTCATCAACCTTACcagatacttttattttttctacacCTCTTTTGCAACGATCCAgagcaaaaaataatttaggaCTAACCAATTCAAGTATTGACAGTGGTTTTGGTAGCTCCTCAATTTCTGCTgccaacacttttttttctcctgatgatgaaacaaaaaatgcagGACTGTTGAAATCTGACTTTTCTCCTGTAAGGGAGCTCTCTGGTTTGCAAGGCAGGAGATTAACATTTGAATCAAGTGAAATTCAAGACTATTTCCCATCAACCGATTTAACATTGTCATACAGCAAGTTAGAATTGTTGGAAGGAAACATTGAAGAtgagaaagtggaagaaaattTTATGGAATCCACAAGCACTCATGAATCTACCAAAGAAGCATTCCCTAAAAGTATGCAGTGTTCTAGTCATTCTAGCTCATCACTTTCCAGTTCTGAAACTGACTTGGAATTTAGCCTTCAAGAAATGTCTCTTGATGAGCTGTCCTCTCCTGGCTCATCAGGCTCCAGGTCTTCTCCAAGTTGCATGAAACAGAGTGCAAGCCTGGACTCATTAGACATTGTGCCGCATTCACTTGACCAGAGCCAACAAGATCATGAAAGAGATGGAGACAGTCCAACTCACTTGGGTGACTCCCCCAGAAGTAGACACTCTTTTCAGAAATACTGTCATAAAAGAGATGTGACACTGACAAGTGATCTCACCTCTTTGCATAAAAAAAGTTGGTCCAAGTCACTGAAGAAAGTTATTAAACATTTCTTGCCACCAGAACCATCTCGGCTTATTGGTCGTAATACAGGAGTAAGAAAATTTGACATCATTCATCATCTTAGTGTGAACTTTCCTTCAATAGTGCAAAGAATATTCCAGTTGCTAAGTCCTTCAGATCTCATGAG tgtttgtaaagTGAGTTTAAATTGGGAGAAGTCTCTGAACAATGATTCTAAAGCATTCCAAAGATACAATCAGTATTTATTAGAGTCTACAAAGCAGTCCTATCTAAAAGAAAAGGACAAG GAGAATAGTTCTGTGGAGAAGCCCTTAGAGGAAAATCTACAAGAGACTTTGACAGGTACAAGAGGTCTTCTGACCACTTTACAATCACAAGCCATAACACTGACAGAAAGTAAGACAACAGGATTAAGTTCATGCCAG acAAATTATTTCCTGACATGTGAAGACACCCTTCGGAGATGTCCTCGGTGCCAGAACTCTGCTCTTATAAAACCTGCAGAAGATAGGGCGACATGTCTAAATGAAAAATGTGGCTATGACTTTTGTACACGCTGTTTCTCTGCCTTCCACCACCCAAAGCGGTGTAAGCCCTTGTGTAGATTGGTTTCCACTGCAGGTGTGGCGGGCACTAGAAAGAGCAAAAAAAACCTCAAACGACtgtga
- the LOC106073162 gene encoding F-box only protein 5-like isoform X2: protein MEFDETQKLESWQDEKKMEKVESSTLPDTFIFSTPLLQRSRAKNNLGLTNSSIDSGFGSSSISAANTFFSPDDETKNAGLLKSDFSPVRELSGLQGRRLTFESSEIQDYFPSTDLTLSYSKLELLEGNIEDEKVEENFMESTSTHESTKEAFPKSMQCSSHSSSSLSSSETDLEFSLQEMSLDELSSPGSSGSRSSPSCMKQSASLDSLDIVPHSLDQSQQDHERDGDSPTHLGDSPRSRHSFQKYCHKRDVTLTSDLTSLHKKSWSKSLKKVIKHFLPPEPSRLIGRNTGVRKFDIIHHLSVNFPSIVQRIFQLLSPSDLMSVCKVSLNWEKSLNNDSKAFQRYNQYLLESTKQSYLKEKDKENSSVEKPLEENLQETLTGTRGLLTTLQSQAITLTESKTTGLSSCQTNYFLTCEDTLRRCPRCQNSALIKPAEDRATCLNEKCGYDFCTRCFSAFHHPKRCKPLCRLVSTAGVAGTRKSKKNLKRL from the exons aTGGAGTTTGATGAGACACAAAAACTTGAAAGTTGGCAAGATGAAAAAAAGATGGAGAAAGTGGAGTCATCAACCTTACcagatacttttattttttctacacCTCTTTTGCAACGATCCAgagcaaaaaataatttaggaCTAACCAATTCAAGTATTGACAGTGGTTTTGGTAGCTCCTCAATTTCTGCTgccaacacttttttttctcctgatgatgaaacaaaaaatgcagGACTGTTGAAATCTGACTTTTCTCCTGTAAGGGAGCTCTCTGGTTTGCAAGGCAGGAGATTAACATTTGAATCAAGTGAAATTCAAGACTATTTCCCATCAACCGATTTAACATTGTCATACAGCAAGTTAGAATTGTTGGAAGGAAACATTGAAGAtgagaaagtggaagaaaattTTATGGAATCCACAAGCACTCATGAATCTACCAAAGAAGCATTCCCTAAAAGTATGCAGTGTTCTAGTCATTCTAGCTCATCACTTTCCAGTTCTGAAACTGACTTGGAATTTAGCCTTCAAGAAATGTCTCTTGATGAGCTGTCCTCTCCTGGCTCATCAGGCTCCAGGTCTTCTCCAAGTTGCATGAAACAGAGTGCAAGCCTGGACTCATTAGACATTGTGCCGCATTCACTTGACCAGAGCCAACAAGATCATGAAAGAGATGGAGACAGTCCAACTCACTTGGGTGACTCCCCCAGAAGTAGACACTCTTTTCAGAAATACTGTCATAAAAGAGATGTGACACTGACAAGTGATCTCACCTCTTTGCATAAAAAAAGTTGGTCCAAGTCACTGAAGAAAGTTATTAAACATTTCTTGCCACCAGAACCATCTCGGCTTATTGGTCGTAATACAGGAGTAAGAAAATTTGACATCATTCATCATCTTAGTGTGAACTTTCCTTCAATAGTGCAAAGAATATTCCAGTTGCTAAGTCCTTCAGATCTCATGAG tgtttgtaaagTGAGTTTAAATTGGGAGAAGTCTCTGAACAATGATTCTAAAGCATTCCAAAGATACAATCAGTATTTATTAGAGTCTACAAAGCAGTCCTATCTAAAAGAAAAGGACAAG GAGAATAGTTCTGTGGAGAAGCCCTTAGAGGAAAATCTACAAGAGACTTTGACAGGTACAAGAGGTCTTCTGACCACTTTACAATCACAAGCCATAACACTGACAGAAAGTAAGACAACAGGATTAAGTTCATGCCAG acAAATTATTTCCTGACATGTGAAGACACCCTTCGGAGATGTCCTCGGTGCCAGAACTCTGCTCTTATAAAACCTGCAGAAGATAGGGCGACATGTCTAAATGAAAAATGTGGCTATGACTTTTGTACACGCTGTTTCTCTGCCTTCCACCACCCAAAGCGGTGTAAGCCCTTGTGTAGATTGGTTTCCACTGCAGGTGTGGCGGGCACTAGAAAGAGCAAAAAAAACCTCAAACGACtgtga
- the LOC129923758 gene encoding uncharacterized protein LOC129923758: protein MASGTRSKADSDMKQKIAELRELAAVLYDDEAKQKEFVRAEFEKEKKREHEIAMERERRETEVAIAKEKEKSEAEIAIAIAKEKEITERERTSRLERRETYGNLCDRLDKYLKRWHTLSELPETLDGLMSLILAEQLLECLPNEVKIFVKEQQAATPADIASAADRYATARKDVKDIKSKTSASDKPEGQPTSSNKHAPASQPSPFTKPHHQKAPIQRPATPTSYDRRSHPPRHGQTNNHHRDRNSTSDHRPNRQQQAPRTVSAMTELPEPSLHNQPSPLNEEEEDYYVISALTVAPVPTACGLTQPIPPHSTVSPPGVETILINGSPVQALFDSGCEVSSVISKALVDPSDLTGGSVTVQSLDRDIPPKVYPIARVHVECKYVHGTIDAVVMDSPVYDFVLGSRYIPLGVVNKPYFSLPVGRMTKQKRGSNQPVGSPGRHSNKPFTGSSAKLKPRHPGTGTARKSRGKRNTYTRESSCNSRSSAIKPLMPGTDPARKSQRKVNFHSRESGPHHGSTHTIRPLFPDIDHVWKIRGKPINRTHEETPHYGFRDKPRPTYAHWALRHNVHATYWSAPRRRCTQSYLPGLFPQGSRIAPSTWQSACGQNIGDSGPLGRTPLWTLATS from the exons ATGGCCAGTGGCACACGCTccaaagcggactctgacatgaaacaaaaaatagctgAACTCAGAGAACTCGCGGCCGTCCTGTATGACGATGAGGCAAAGCAGAAAGAATTTGTGAGGGCAGAATTTGAGAAGGAGAAGAAAAGGGAACATGAAATAGctatggaaagagagagaagggaaacAGAAGTAGCCATAGCCAAAGAGAAGGAAAAAAgtgaagctgaaatagctatagctatagctaaagaaaaggaaatcacGGAGCGAGAaag GACATCCCGCCTAGAGCGCCGAGAGACCTACGGTAATCTCTGCGACAGGTTGGACAAATACCTGAAGAGGTGGCACACTCTTAGCGAACTGCCAGAGACCTTGGACGGCCTAATGAGCCTCATACTCGCAGAGCAGTTGCTAGAGTGCCTGCCGAACGAAGTCAAAATCTTTGTTAAGGAGCAGCAAGCCGCTACACCAGCCGACATAGCTTCAGCTGCAGACCGGTACGCGACTGCCCGCAAAGACGTTAAGGACATCAAAAGTAAGACCTCGGCCTCGGACAAACCAGAGGGCCAGCCCACTTCTTCCAACAAACACGCTCCTGCTAGCCAACCCTCTCCTTTTACTAAACCTCATCACCAAAAAGCACCAATCCAACGACCAGCCACGCCTACTAGCTATGACAGACGAAGCCACCCGCCTCGACATGGCCAGACCAATAACCATCACCGTGACCGGAACAGCACGAGTGATCACAGGCCCAATCGACAGCAGCAGGCTCCACGTACTGTGTCAGCCATGACTGAGCTCCCTGAACCCTCTTTGCATAATCAGCCATCGCCTCTTAATGAGGAAGAGGAGGACTATTACGTCATATCAGCGCTGACCGTGGCCCCTGTACCCACTGCTTGTGGCCTTACCCAACCGATACCGCCTCACTCCACCGTATCACCTCCTGGGGTAGAGACTATTCTGATTAACGGATCTCCTGTCCAGGCACTATTCGATTCCGGATGTGAGGTGAGCTCTGTCATCAGCAAAGCACTGGTcgacccatcggatctcactggtggatcAGTGACGGTCCAATCTCTAGACCGTGACATTCCTCCGAAGGTGTATCCTATCGCTCGGGTCCACGTAGAATGCAAGTatgtacatggcaccattgatgCAGTAGTCATGGACTCGCCAGTATACGACTTTGTTCTAGGCTCCAGGTACATACCTCTAGGAGTTGTCAATAaaccatacttctctctgcctgTCGGTAGAATGACaaagcagaaacgtggcagcaaccagccggttggaagccctggtcgccactcTAACAAACCCTTTACTGGCTCTTCAGCCAAGCTCAAGCCGCGCCACCCTGGCACTggcactgctaggaagtcacgaggtaagcgaaATACCTACACTCGTGAGAGTTCTTGTAACTCCCGCTCTTCAGCTATCAAACCACTAATGCCTGGCACTGATCCTGCCAGGAAGTCCCAGAGGAAAGTGAACTTTCACTCTCGTGAAAGTGGGCCTCATCACGGCTCCACCCACACTAtaaggccactcttccctgacattgaccaTGTCTGGAAAATTAGAGGTAAGCCGATCAATCGCACTCACGAAGAAACGCCTCACTATGGATTTAGAGATAAGCCCCGTCCAACATACGCGCATTGGGCCCTCCGCCATAACGTCCATGCCACTTACTGGTCTGCCCCAAGAAGGAGATGTACCCAGTCCTATCTACCCGGCCTATTTCCCCAGGGTTCCAGAATTGCCCCTTCCACGTGGCAATCCGCCTGCGGACAGAACATAGGCGACAGCGGACCCTTAGGACGGACACCCCTCTGGACCTTGGCAACCTCTTAA